One Capsicum annuum cultivar UCD-10X-F1 chromosome 2, UCD10Xv1.1, whole genome shotgun sequence genomic window carries:
- the LOC107858976 gene encoding BTB/POZ domain and ankyrin repeat-containing protein NPR1 — protein MANSAEPSSSISFTSTSNTSNGGSIDIGQNTCACGGTETGSSYEIISLSKLSNNLEQLLLDSSTDFSDAEIVVEGVSVGVHRCILAGRSNFFRDLFRKEKGNCGKEGKPSYSMIDILPYGKVGYEAFRTFLSYLYSGKLKQFPPEASTCVDPLCAHDSCSPAINFHVELMYASYVFQVPELGSLFLRRLINFVGKALVEDVIPILGVAFHCQLDELLTHCVDRVARSDLESTCIEKEVPFKVAESIKCLRLKCQGDESKVLPMDPLHEKRKNRIYRALDSDDVELVKLLLNESDISLDEAYALHYAVAYCDPKVVTEVLGLGVANVNLRNTRGYTVLHIAAMRKEPSIIVSLLTKGAHASEITLDGQSAVNICRRLTRPKEYHAKTEQGQEANKDRVCIDVLEREMRRNPMAGDALPMLADDLPMKLLYLENRVAFARLLFPLEAKLAMEIANAETTAEFADHLTSKGSSGNLREVDLNETPLMQKERLSKTVELGRRYFPHCSQVLDKFMEDDLPDLFFLEKGTPEEQKIKRRRFKELKHDVQRAFNKDKAGLHCSGLSSSSSSTSFKDGTSIKVRKL, from the exons ATGGCAAATTCTGCTGAACCATCATCATCTATAAGCTTTACTTCAACTTCCAACACATCGAATGGTGGGTCGATTGACATTGGCCAAAACACATGTGCCTGTGGTGGCACTGAGACAGGGAGTAGTTATGAAATCATCAGCTTGAGTAAACTCAGTAATAATTTAGAGCAACTCTTGTTGGATTCCAGTACTGATTTTAGTGATGCTGAGATTGTTGTTGAGGGTGTTTCAGTTGGTGTTCATCGTTGTATATTAGCTGGCAGGAGTAATTTTTTCCGGGATCTTTTTAGGAAAGAAAAGGGGAATTGTGGAAAGGAAGGTAAGCCAAGTTATTCTATGATCGATATTTTGCCTTATGGTAAGGTTGGATATGAAGCTTTTCGTACTTTTTTAAGCTATTTGTACTCGGGGAAGTTGAAGCAGTTCCCTCCAGAGGCATCAACATGTGTGGACCCTTTATGTGCCCATGATTCTTGCAGCCCAGCTATCAATTTTCATGTCGAGTTGATGTATGCCTCTTACGTGTTTCAGGTTCCAGAGCTAGGGTCACTTTTTCTG CGACGCCTTATCAATTTTGTCGGGAAGGCTCTTGTGGAAGATGTTATCCCAATACTTGGAGTTGCTTTCCATTGCCAATTGGACGAGCTTCTCACTCATTGCGTTGATAGAGTAGCGCGATCAGATCTTGAAAGCACATGTATTGAGAAGGAGGTTCCCTTTAAAGTTGCAGAGAGTATTAAGTGTTTGCGGCTGAAATGTCAGGGTGATGAAAGCAAGGTTCTACCCATGGATCCCTTgcatgaaaagagaaaaaataggatATACAGGGCATTGGATTCGGATGATGTTGAACTTGTCAAGCTTCTACTTAACGAGTCTGACATAAGTTTAGATGAAGCCTATGCTCTTCATTATGCTGTTGCATATTGTGATCCCAAGGTTGTTACAGAGGTTCTTGGACTGGGTGTTGCTAATGTCAACCTTCGAAATACACGTGGTTACACTGTGCTTCACATTGCTGCCATGCGTAAGGAACCATCAATTATTGTATCACTTTTGACTAAGGGAGCTCATGCATCGGAGATTACATTGGATGGGCAGAGTGCTGTTAATATCTGTAGGAGGCTGACTAGGCCTAAGGAGTACCATGCCAAAACCGAACAAGGCCAGGAAGCAAACAAAGATCGGGTAtgtattgatgttttggagagaGAGATGCGTCGCAACCCAATGGCAGGAGATGCCTTACCCATGTTGGCCGATGATCTGCCCATGAAACTGCTCTACCTGGAAAACAGAG TGGCATTCGCACGGTTATTGTTCCCTCTTGAAGCCAAACTAGCCATGGAAATTGCAAATGCTGAGACAACAGCTGAATTTGCGGACCATTTGACATCCAAAGGTTCATCTGGAAACTTGAGGGAGGTTGATCTGAATGAGACACCCTTAATGCAAAAAGAGAGACTCTCAAAGACAG TTGAGCTTGGCAGACGCTATTTTCCTCATTGCTCTCAAGTTCTGGATAAGTTTATGGAGGATGACTTGCCCGACTTATTTTTCCTTGAGAAGGGCACTCCAGAGGAACAAAAGATCAAGAGGAGGCGATTTAAGGAGCTCAAACATGATGTTCAAAGGGCATTTAACAAAGACAAGGCTGGACTTCATTGCTCTGGCttgtcttcatcatcatcttccaCCTCTTTTAAAGACGGTACAAGTATCAAAGTCAGGAAACTATGA